One region of Triticum aestivum cultivar Chinese Spring chromosome 6B, IWGSC CS RefSeq v2.1, whole genome shotgun sequence genomic DNA includes:
- the LOC123140019 gene encoding light-harvesting complex-like protein OHP1, chloroplastic: MAVASMLHAPSLLAVQPFGGQRNAASANRSPRAAAFRVQAAKLPAGVQVPKAQPKLSEPFLGFTKTAEVWNSRACMMGLIGTFIVELILNKGVLEIIGFEVGKGLDIPL, translated from the exons ATGGCCGTGGCCTCCATGCTTCATGCGCCGTCTCTCCTGGCAGTCCAACCCTTCGGCGGACAGAGGAATGCTGCCAGCGCTAACCGCTCACCGAGAGCGGCGGCTTTCAGGGTTCAGGCAGCCAAGCTTCCTGCCGGA GTCCAGGTGCCAAAGGCGCAACCCAAGCTGAGTGAGCCGTTCCTGGGGTTCACCAAGACCGCGGAGGTGTGGAACTCCAGGGCCTGCATGATGGGCCTCATCGGGACCTTCATCGTGGAGCTG ATATTGAACAAAGGTGTTCTTGAGATAATCGGTTTCGAAGTGGGGAAAGGCCTCGATATTCCTTTGTAG